The proteins below come from a single Oryzomicrobium terrae genomic window:
- a CDS encoding metal ABC transporter permease encodes MLQTELLLDPLFLKPFLTGLPYAVLLPLLGAYLRLKDEWLAALALAQTAAAGALVVLALAWPPAVGGLLGALLAATAKHGAEGLAPALRGAAYALLLLFGWGVAVLLVANLPVAERLGHALLDGQLYFTGTAELLTALAVLAIGLGGVAGLSRALLAAHFFPDHFRARGRSASRDHLLFDLLVAAALGFATMSVGVMAAFALVFVPPFLAFHRATSWRRGLVYAVACGLGGYVAAFALALLLDQPFGAVLSLVLAALALVGVLRASTGGRRG; translated from the coding sequence ATGCTGCAGACCGAGCTGCTGCTCGACCCGCTGTTCCTCAAGCCGTTCCTCACCGGCTTGCCCTACGCGGTGCTGCTGCCCCTGCTCGGCGCCTACCTGCGCCTCAAGGACGAGTGGCTGGCGGCCCTGGCCCTGGCCCAGACGGCGGCCGCCGGCGCCCTGGTGGTGCTGGCCCTGGCCTGGCCGCCGGCCGTGGGTGGCCTGCTCGGCGCCCTGCTCGCCGCCACCGCCAAGCATGGCGCCGAGGGTCTGGCCCCGGCCCTGCGCGGCGCCGCCTATGCCTTGCTGCTGCTGTTCGGCTGGGGCGTGGCGGTGCTGCTGGTGGCCAATCTGCCGGTGGCCGAGCGCCTCGGCCATGCGCTGCTCGACGGCCAGCTGTACTTCACCGGCACTGCCGAACTGCTCACCGCCCTGGCGGTGCTGGCTATCGGTCTGGGCGGGGTGGCCGGGCTGTCCCGGGCCCTGCTGGCGGCCCATTTCTTCCCCGACCACTTCCGCGCCCGGGGCCGCTCGGCCTCCCGGGATCACCTCCTGTTCGACCTGCTGGTGGCGGCGGCCCTGGGCTTCGCCACCATGAGCGTCGGGGTGATGGCCGCCTTCGCCCTGGTGTTCGTGCCCCCCTTCTTGGCCTTCCACCGTGCCACCAGTTGGCGACGCGGGTTGGTCTATGCGGTGGCTTGCGGCCTGGGGGGCTACGTGGCGGCCTTCGCCCTGGCCCTGCTGCTCGACCAGCCCTTCGGTGCCGTGCTGTCTCTGGTGCTGGCCGCCCTGGCCCTGGTGGGGGTGCTGCGCGCCTCGACGGGCGGCCGGCGCGGCTGA
- a CDS encoding STAS domain-containing protein: MAVASVPPLDFTATSPSGTNRAGGASPAAATEFHDDDLDALDFSGLEVTDVGIQVEHQEDPLQGLLEQVAMLYASGADAQVAAILADARNQHRQGALAERLWLMQLDLYQVLDQRSEFDQLALEFAHTFEKSPPTWLVHQDACPVAPLPPGTLQFKGGLEGGNEDGFAPLQSALEQCKRGGALAWDFSRVTLIDPDGCARLAACFDQARQRKITVALSGVDGLLTRLAPRCETGKREAEGCWLLLLNLLALSGDTAGFEERAVDYAVTFEVSPPAWEPVKAAGGAVPAHSAPVAEETFCLSGQLIGERFAGLADFAAGHGQVVIDLARVQRMDFSSAGALLNALTPLKAAGKTVVVRGAHQLLVELLNLVGVAAVAQIVPPKR, translated from the coding sequence GTGGCGGTCGCCTCGGTCCCCCCTCTCGATTTCACCGCCACCAGTCCGTCCGGCACGAACCGGGCCGGTGGCGCTTCCCCGGCTGCCGCTACCGAATTCCACGACGACGACCTGGACGCCCTGGACTTCTCCGGCCTCGAAGTCACCGACGTGGGCATCCAGGTGGAGCATCAGGAAGATCCCCTGCAAGGCCTGCTCGAACAGGTGGCCATGCTCTACGCCAGCGGTGCCGACGCCCAGGTTGCGGCCATCCTGGCCGATGCCCGCAACCAACACCGTCAGGGCGCCCTGGCCGAACGCCTGTGGCTGATGCAGCTTGACCTGTACCAAGTGCTCGACCAGCGCAGCGAGTTCGACCAGCTGGCCCTGGAATTCGCCCACACCTTCGAAAAATCGCCGCCGACCTGGCTGGTGCATCAGGATGCCTGTCCCGTCGCGCCCCTGCCGCCGGGTACGCTGCAGTTCAAGGGCGGCCTGGAAGGGGGCAACGAGGACGGCTTCGCGCCGCTCCAGAGCGCCCTGGAACAATGCAAGCGCGGCGGCGCCCTGGCCTGGGATTTTTCCCGCGTCACCCTGATCGATCCCGATGGCTGTGCCCGCTTGGCGGCCTGTTTCGACCAGGCGCGGCAACGCAAGATCACGGTGGCCCTGTCCGGGGTCGACGGTCTGCTCACCCGCCTGGCGCCCCGTTGCGAGACGGGCAAGCGCGAGGCCGAAGGCTGTTGGCTGCTGCTGCTCAACCTGCTGGCCCTGAGCGGCGACACTGCCGGCTTCGAGGAGCGGGCGGTGGATTACGCCGTCACCTTCGAGGTCTCGCCCCCGGCCTGGGAGCCGGTCAAGGCGGCGGGCGGCGCGGTGCCGGCCCATAGCGCACCGGTGGCCGAAGAAACCTTCTGCCTGTCGGGGCAATTGATCGGCGAGCGCTTCGCCGGCTTGGCGGACTTTGCCGCCGGACATGGCCAGGTGGTGATCGACCTGGCCCGGGTGCAGCGCATGGACTTCTCCAGCGCCGGCGCCCTGCTCAACGCCCTCACTCCCCTCAAGGCCGCCGGCAAGACCGTGGTGGTGCGGGGTGCCCACCAGCTGCTGGTGGAACTGCTCAATCTGGTCGGGGTCGCCGCGGTGGCCCAGATCGTTCCTCCCAAGCGCTAA
- the hslV gene encoding ATP-dependent protease subunit HslV, whose product MEQYHGTTIVSVRRGNTVALGGDGQVTLGHIVVKSTARKVRKLYQDRILAGFAGATADAFTLFERFEAKLEKHQGHLIRAAVDLTKDWRTDRVLRRLEAMLAIADREHSLIITGNGDVLEPEHGLVAIGSGGAYAQAAALALLHNTELPPEEMVRKSLEIAGDICIYTNRNFTIETLE is encoded by the coding sequence ATGGAGCAATACCACGGCACGACCATCGTCTCGGTGCGCCGGGGCAATACCGTCGCCCTGGGCGGCGATGGCCAGGTCACCCTGGGCCACATCGTCGTCAAGAGCACCGCGCGCAAGGTGCGCAAGCTTTACCAGGACCGCATCCTGGCCGGTTTTGCCGGCGCCACGGCGGATGCCTTCACCCTGTTCGAGCGCTTCGAGGCCAAGCTGGAGAAGCACCAGGGCCACCTGATCCGGGCCGCCGTCGACCTGACCAAGGACTGGCGCACCGACCGGGTACTGCGCCGGCTGGAAGCCATGCTGGCCATCGCCGACCGGGAGCATTCCCTGATCATCACCGGCAACGGCGACGTGCTCGAACCCGAGCACGGCCTGGTGGCCATCGGCTCCGGCGGCGCCTACGCCCAGGCGGCGGCCCTGGCCCTGCTGCACAACACCGAACTGCCGCCCGAGGAGATGGTGCGCAAGTCCCTGGAGATCGCCGGCGACATCTGCATCTACACCAACCGCAACTTCACCATCGAGACCCTGGAATAA
- the hslU gene encoding ATP-dependent protease ATPase subunit HslU: protein MSTMTPAEIVSELDKHIVGQNAAKKAVAIALRNRWRRAQVGEPLRQEITPKNILMIGPTGVGKTEIARRLARLANAPFIKVEATKFTEVGYVGRDVDTIIRDLVETAIKNGREAAMKQVRVRAEDAAEERVLDALLPPARGVGGAGFLSGEAEAAAPQDSATRQKFRKMLREGSLDDKDIEIEVALPGMQAEIFAPPGMEELTNQIQGMFQNLGGGKKKARKLKIPEALKLLTDEEAAKLVNDEEVKLDALKNVEQNGIVFLDEIDKIASRAEAQGADVSRQGVQRDLLPLVEGTTVSTKYGMVKTDHILFIASGAFHLAKPSDLIPELQGRLPIRVELSSLTVADFECILTQTDACLTRQYQALLATEGVELEFTPDGIKRMAEIACQVNEKTENIGARRLHTVMERLLEDVSFDAGKPGLTKVVIDAAFVEERLGNLAGNEDLSRYVL, encoded by the coding sequence ATGAGTACCATGACTCCCGCCGAAATCGTCAGCGAGCTGGACAAGCACATCGTCGGCCAGAACGCCGCCAAGAAGGCGGTGGCCATCGCCCTGCGCAACCGCTGGCGGCGCGCCCAGGTGGGCGAGCCGCTGCGCCAGGAGATCACCCCCAAGAACATCCTGATGATCGGCCCCACCGGCGTGGGCAAGACCGAGATCGCCCGGCGCCTGGCCCGGCTGGCCAACGCACCGTTCATCAAGGTCGAGGCCACCAAGTTCACCGAGGTCGGCTACGTCGGCCGGGACGTGGATACCATCATCCGCGACCTGGTCGAGACCGCCATCAAGAACGGGCGTGAAGCGGCCATGAAGCAGGTGCGGGTGCGCGCCGAGGACGCCGCCGAGGAGCGGGTGCTCGACGCCTTGCTGCCGCCGGCCCGGGGGGTTGGTGGCGCTGGCTTCCTCTCCGGCGAAGCCGAGGCGGCCGCGCCCCAGGATTCGGCCACCCGGCAGAAATTCCGCAAGATGCTGCGCGAGGGCAGCCTGGACGACAAGGACATCGAGATCGAGGTAGCCCTGCCCGGCATGCAGGCGGAAATCTTCGCTCCGCCGGGGATGGAGGAGCTGACCAACCAGATCCAGGGCATGTTCCAGAACCTGGGCGGCGGCAAGAAGAAGGCCCGCAAGCTGAAGATTCCCGAGGCCCTCAAGCTGCTCACCGACGAGGAGGCGGCCAAGCTGGTCAACGACGAGGAGGTGAAGCTCGACGCCCTCAAGAACGTGGAGCAGAACGGCATCGTCTTTCTCGACGAGATCGACAAGATCGCCTCCCGGGCCGAGGCCCAGGGCGCCGACGTGTCGCGCCAGGGCGTGCAGCGCGACCTGCTGCCCCTGGTGGAGGGCACCACCGTCTCCACCAAGTACGGCATGGTCAAGACCGACCACATCCTGTTCATCGCCTCCGGCGCTTTCCACCTCGCCAAGCCGTCGGACCTGATCCCGGAACTGCAGGGCCGCCTGCCCATCCGGGTCGAGCTGAGCTCCCTGACCGTGGCCGACTTCGAGTGCATCCTGACCCAGACCGACGCCTGCCTGACCCGCCAGTACCAGGCCCTGCTCGCCACCGAGGGGGTGGAACTGGAATTCACTCCGGACGGCATCAAGCGCATGGCCGAGATCGCCTGCCAGGTGAACGAGAAGACTGAGAACATCGGCGCCCGCCGCCTGCACACGGTGATGGAGCGGCTGCTCGAGGACGTCAGCTTCGACGCCGGCAAGCCGGGCCTGACCAAGGTGGTGATCGACGCCGCCTTCGTCGAGGAGCGCTTGGGCAACCTGGCCGGCAACGAGGACCTGTCGCGCTACGTGCTGTAA
- a CDS encoding AEC family transporter produces the protein MLMRIVAIVFPVFAVIAAGWWYGRRKKPDMTFANHLNMDVFVPALVFAAMADKSFDLVANWGLAVGALVGVAGSGAAALLIARASGVAPKTLVPTWMFNNCGNLGLPLAVLAFGDQALAPAVVLFLVSNLLHFSFGAWYLDHHTRLATLWKIPTVIASVAGVAVSLTHFPVWAPLKIAIKMLGDVSIPLLLFSLGVRLASSSLSSIPLGVASAMGRPLVGLALAFATIWALGLEGQQRALLIMFGALPPAVLNYVFAERYHQEPDKVASMVMIGNLAALGFIPLALTLALPGTSF, from the coding sequence ATGCTGATGCGCATCGTCGCCATCGTCTTTCCCGTGTTCGCGGTGATCGCCGCCGGCTGGTGGTACGGCCGGCGCAAGAAGCCGGACATGACCTTCGCCAACCACCTCAACATGGACGTGTTCGTCCCGGCCCTGGTGTTCGCCGCCATGGCCGACAAGTCCTTCGACCTGGTGGCCAACTGGGGCCTGGCGGTGGGCGCCCTGGTGGGGGTGGCCGGCTCCGGGGCGGCGGCGCTGCTGATCGCCCGGGCCTCCGGCGTGGCGCCCAAGACCCTGGTGCCCACCTGGATGTTCAACAACTGCGGCAACCTGGGCCTGCCCCTGGCGGTGCTGGCCTTCGGCGACCAGGCCCTGGCCCCGGCGGTGGTGCTGTTCCTGGTTTCCAACCTGCTGCACTTTTCCTTCGGCGCCTGGTACCTGGACCACCACACCCGCCTCGCCACCCTGTGGAAGATCCCCACGGTGATCGCCAGCGTGGCCGGGGTGGCGGTCAGCCTGACCCACTTTCCGGTATGGGCGCCCCTCAAGATCGCCATCAAGATGCTCGGCGACGTGTCGATCCCGCTGCTGCTGTTCTCCCTCGGCGTGCGCCTGGCCAGCTCCAGCCTGTCGTCGATCCCCTTGGGCGTGGCCAGCGCCATGGGCCGGCCCCTGGTGGGCCTGGCCCTGGCCTTCGCCACCATCTGGGCCCTGGGGCTGGAAGGCCAGCAGCGGGCATTGCTGATCATGTTCGGCGCCCTGCCGCCGGCGGTGCTCAACTACGTGTTCGCCGAGCGCTATCACCAGGAGCCGGACAAGGTGGCCTCGATGGTGATGATCGGCAACCTGGCGGCCCTGGGCTTCATCCCCCTGGCCCTGACCCTGGCCTTGCCGGGTACGAGTTTCTAG
- a CDS encoding RNA-binding S4 domain-containing protein, whose translation MSEQAAMTDPAAAEHDGEPPVTPLEQVPGADPAGRLRLDKWLWAARFFKTRSAAATAIDGGKVRWNGGPAKAAREVKAGDALEILAGEQRYTVTVRAVNPLRRPAPDARALYEESPESRAKRQTAAELRRLAPAPGEGLKGRPTKRDRRQIDRFR comes from the coding sequence ATGAGCGAACAGGCAGCGATGACCGATCCCGCCGCCGCAGAGCACGACGGCGAGCCGCCGGTGACGCCCCTGGAGCAGGTGCCCGGGGCCGATCCGGCCGGGCGCCTGCGCCTCGACAAGTGGCTGTGGGCGGCCCGCTTCTTCAAGACCCGCAGCGCCGCCGCCACCGCCATCGACGGCGGCAAGGTGCGCTGGAACGGCGGACCGGCCAAGGCCGCCCGGGAGGTGAAGGCCGGCGACGCGTTGGAGATCCTGGCTGGGGAGCAGCGCTACACGGTCACGGTGCGGGCGGTGAATCCCCTGCGCCGGCCGGCGCCGGACGCCCGGGCGTTGTATGAGGAAAGCCCGGAATCCCGGGCCAAACGGCAGACAGCGGCGGAACTGCGCCGCCTCGCGCCGGCCCCCGGCGAGGGGCTGAAAGGCCGCCCCACCAAGCGCGACCGGCGCCAGATCGACCGCTTCCGCTGA
- a CDS encoding glutathione S-transferase family protein, producing the protein MLTFYHFPGACSQAVFVALEELGLAHRRVAVDLIRGEAQSAEFQAINPAGQIPALVLPDGQLLSEAAAILTWLADTHPGADLLPTLPLARARAAEWMSFIGYSLHAASGPVWKPAKFLADPAREADIKAAGSARYLAGLAVAEQRLGDNPWLLGDHYSLVDAYFLPFWHWPQRWKLDLAAFPRLAAWHQRMLARPAVQRVLAAEKDELKALLAK; encoded by the coding sequence ATGCTGACCTTCTACCACTTCCCCGGCGCCTGCTCCCAGGCCGTGTTCGTCGCCTTGGAAGAGCTGGGCCTGGCCCATCGCCGCGTGGCCGTGGATCTGATCCGCGGCGAAGCCCAATCCGCCGAGTTCCAGGCCATCAATCCGGCCGGCCAGATTCCCGCCCTGGTGCTGCCCGACGGCCAGCTGCTGAGCGAAGCCGCCGCCATCCTCACCTGGCTGGCCGACACCCATCCCGGCGCCGACCTGCTGCCCACCTTGCCGCTGGCCCGCGCCCGGGCAGCGGAATGGATGAGCTTCATCGGCTACAGCCTGCACGCCGCCTCCGGCCCGGTGTGGAAGCCGGCCAAGTTCCTCGCCGACCCGGCCCGGGAGGCCGACATCAAGGCCGCCGGCAGCGCGCGCTACCTGGCCGGCCTGGCCGTGGCCGAGCAGCGCCTGGGCGACAACCCCTGGCTGCTCGGCGACCACTACTCCCTGGTGGACGCCTACTTCCTGCCCTTCTGGCACTGGCCCCAGCGCTGGAAGCTCGACCTGGCCGCCTTTCCGCGCCTGGCCGCCTGGCATCAGCGCATGCTGGCCCGCCCGGCGGTGCAGCGGGTGCTGGCCGCCGAGAAGGACGAGTTGAAGGCCCTGCTAGCCAAATGA
- a CDS encoding response regulator transcription factor — MTTAPLPPDAPTLLLVDDDEVFRRTLGRALERRGFAVNCAEDAEAGYALAAQEAPEYAVVDLKLPGDSGLILVEKLHALGADTRIVVLTGYASIATAVEAIKLGATHYLAKPANADDVVAALARNDGDASIPVADNPLSVDRLEWEHIQKVLADHDGNISATARALKMHRRTLQRKLAKRPVRE, encoded by the coding sequence ATGACCACCGCCCCCCTCCCCCCCGACGCCCCGACTCTGTTGCTGGTGGACGACGACGAGGTGTTCCGCCGCACCCTGGGCCGCGCCCTGGAACGGCGTGGCTTTGCCGTGAACTGTGCCGAGGATGCGGAAGCGGGCTATGCCCTGGCCGCCCAGGAGGCGCCGGAGTATGCGGTGGTAGACCTCAAGCTGCCCGGCGATTCCGGCCTGATCCTGGTGGAAAAGCTCCACGCCCTGGGGGCCGATACCCGCATCGTGGTGCTCACCGGCTACGCCAGCATCGCCACGGCGGTGGAAGCGATCAAGCTCGGCGCCACCCACTACCTGGCCAAGCCCGCCAACGCCGACGACGTGGTGGCGGCCCTGGCGCGCAACGACGGCGACGCCTCGATCCCGGTGGCCGACAACCCCCTGTCGGTGGACCGGCTGGAGTGGGAGCACATCCAGAAGGTGCTGGCCGACCACGACGGCAACATCTCGGCTACCGCCCGAGCCCTGAAAATGCACCGCCGCACCCTGCAGCGCAAACTGGCCAAACGCCCGGTGCGCGAGTAG
- a CDS encoding sensor histidine kinase, whose amino-acid sequence MPLAPPSTAPLGTPAALLHRLVALRRFEVASQLAVLLAATLGLGMALPLPAMLTAIGLLPLANLVLRRQLSAQAAGSANIGEGLVLGQLSVDVAILAVLLYCAGGSANPFVSMLLVPLTLVAATLSAPYVAAMAALTLGAYSLLMVAYLPLPAPRLDLSALDALFAPAGGSEHMHSGFGLHVVGMWFNFVASATVIGIFVTRLARALRERERALAEAREQVLRHEHLIGIATLAAGSAHKLGTPLSTLAVSLHELRRERPDDAELQEELGLLEGQVGRCKAILKEIAAAAEPARAPLPVRDWLAALADEWLVIRPRARLACDLANTAAATVLVAPERALEHALLNLLDNAADATPDGAEPPHLSCRLDAGQLRIVIADRGPGPGAAQRQGLGEPVTSSKRDGLGIGYFLANAAVERLGGQVSLTPRHDGPGTLTRIELPLARLSPATGSPTQP is encoded by the coding sequence GTGCCCTTAGCTCCACCATCCACCGCTCCCCTCGGCACGCCGGCCGCCCTGCTGCACCGCCTGGTCGCTCTACGCCGCTTCGAAGTCGCCAGCCAGCTGGCGGTACTGCTCGCCGCCACCCTGGGGCTGGGCATGGCCCTGCCCTTGCCGGCCATGCTCACGGCCATCGGCCTGCTACCCCTGGCCAACCTGGTACTGCGCCGCCAGCTGAGCGCCCAGGCCGCGGGCAGCGCCAACATCGGCGAAGGCCTGGTGCTGGGCCAACTGAGCGTCGACGTGGCGATACTGGCGGTGCTGCTCTACTGTGCCGGCGGTTCCGCCAACCCCTTCGTCTCGATGTTGCTGGTGCCCCTCACCCTGGTGGCGGCAACCCTGTCCGCACCCTACGTGGCGGCCATGGCCGCCCTGACCCTGGGGGCCTACTCGCTGTTGATGGTGGCCTACCTGCCCCTGCCGGCGCCACGCCTCGATCTGTCGGCCCTGGATGCCCTGTTCGCCCCGGCCGGCGGCAGCGAGCACATGCACAGCGGCTTCGGCCTGCATGTGGTGGGCATGTGGTTCAACTTCGTCGCCAGCGCCACGGTGATCGGCATCTTCGTCACCCGTCTGGCCCGGGCCTTGCGCGAGCGGGAGCGGGCCCTGGCCGAGGCCCGGGAACAGGTGCTGCGCCACGAGCACCTGATCGGCATCGCCACCCTGGCCGCCGGCAGCGCCCACAAGCTGGGCACCCCCCTATCCACCCTGGCGGTGTCGTTGCACGAGCTGCGCCGCGAGCGGCCCGACGACGCCGAACTCCAGGAGGAGCTGGGCCTGCTCGAAGGCCAGGTGGGCCGCTGCAAGGCTATCCTCAAGGAAATCGCCGCCGCCGCCGAACCGGCCCGCGCCCCGTTGCCGGTGCGGGACTGGCTCGCCGCCCTGGCCGACGAATGGCTGGTGATCCGCCCCCGGGCCCGACTGGCCTGCGACCTGGCGAACACAGCCGCCGCTACCGTCTTGGTGGCGCCGGAGCGGGCCCTGGAACACGCCCTGCTCAACCTGCTCGACAACGCCGCCGATGCCACCCCGGACGGTGCCGAGCCGCCGCACCTGTCCTGCCGGCTCGACGCCGGGCAGCTGCGCATCGTCATCGCCGACCGGGGCCCCGGCCCCGGTGCGGCGCAGCGCCAAGGCCTCGGCGAACCGGTGACCTCGAGCAAGCGCGATGGCCTGGGTATCGGCTACTTCCTGGCCAACGCCGCCGTCGAACGGCTCGGCGGCCAGGTCAGCCTGACACCGCGCCACGACGGCCCAGGCACCCTGACCCGGATCGAACTGCCCCTGGCCCGCCTTTCCCCCGCTACCGGAAGCCCTACCCAGCCATGA